A genomic segment from Limosilactobacillus sp. encodes:
- a CDS encoding aldo/keto reductase: MVKLNDGQTMPAIGFGAMIYSAAAAKRAVATALTSGYRLIDTAETYGNEAAVGSAINESSVPRDQIFLTTKLWPNSRSNYKSTTRQFKQSLRRLGQDYVDLYLIHEPYGDINEEWRALEDLQAAGLVKSIGVSNFSAQQLEQVMTTAKVTPAVDQIESHPWYNENELVAYCREHGIVPEAWSALAEGRNNIFHQPTLTAIAQRHGKSVAQVILRWDVQRGLVPLAKSENPTRIAENQDIFDFSLTNDEIEQINQLDTGVSLYPGY; this comes from the coding sequence ATGGTGAAATTAAACGATGGACAAACGATGCCGGCAATTGGCTTTGGAGCCATGATCTATAGCGCTGCGGCGGCCAAACGCGCCGTCGCCACGGCCCTGACGAGCGGCTACCGCCTGATCGATACGGCGGAAACGTACGGCAACGAAGCGGCGGTCGGCAGTGCCATCAACGAGAGTAGCGTGCCCCGTGACCAGATTTTTCTAACCACCAAGCTGTGGCCGAACAGTCGGAGCAACTACAAGTCCACCACCCGCCAGTTCAAGCAGTCACTGCGGCGCTTGGGCCAGGACTACGTTGATCTCTACTTGATTCACGAGCCGTACGGCGATATCAATGAGGAATGGCGGGCACTGGAGGATCTCCAGGCGGCCGGACTGGTTAAGTCGATCGGTGTTTCCAACTTCAGTGCTCAGCAGCTGGAACAAGTGATGACAACTGCGAAGGTGACGCCGGCCGTCGACCAGATCGAAAGCCATCCTTGGTACAACGAAAACGAGCTGGTCGCTTACTGCCGTGAGCATGGAATCGTGCCTGAGGCCTGGTCAGCCTTAGCTGAGGGGAGAAACAACATTTTCCACCAACCGACCCTGACCGCCATTGCCCAGCGCCACGGCAAGTCAGTTGCCCAGGTGATCCTGCGCTGGGACGTCCAGCGGGGCCTGGTGCCACTGGCAAAGTCGGAGAACCCGACGCGGATCGCGGAGAATCAGGACATCTTCGACTTTTCGTTGACCAATGATGAGATTGAGCAGATCAACCAGCTGGATACCGGGGTCAGCCTCTATCCGGGATACTAA
- a CDS encoding LysR family transcriptional regulator, translating into METRILRYFLTIAKLGTISAAARTLHVAQPTMSRQLQQLEEQLGTPLFIRERRRMVLTKAGLAYQIRVQQILAELDRANQAVADLNNDELTGSVGIGCVESSVTNFLVPVLHEFQQQYPQVRLNMYDADGESIKDQLDRSALEIGIVSTPINAAKYNYRQLPVSDRWGIAVNADSSFRGREMVDISELKGRPLIIPHRSLVHDEISDWLTADGNEIQVVGEYNLLTNAAYLAAAGIGDLVCIKNAPLPAKAHLTFIPLTPERHLDHYMIWRKGVSLSEPAQRLVNHLRSQLSEQ; encoded by the coding sequence ATGGAAACCCGGATTCTTCGTTACTTTTTAACAATCGCCAAGCTCGGCACAATCTCGGCGGCCGCGCGCACGCTGCACGTCGCCCAGCCCACGATGAGTCGGCAACTCCAGCAGCTTGAGGAGCAGCTCGGCACCCCGCTCTTCATCCGGGAGCGGCGCCGAATGGTCCTGACCAAGGCCGGCCTGGCTTATCAAATCCGGGTCCAGCAGATCTTGGCCGAGCTCGACCGCGCCAACCAGGCCGTCGCCGACCTCAACAACGATGAGTTAACCGGCAGTGTGGGGATCGGCTGTGTTGAGTCCTCAGTCACCAATTTTCTAGTCCCAGTCCTGCACGAGTTCCAGCAGCAATACCCCCAGGTCAGGTTGAACATGTACGACGCCGACGGGGAGTCCATCAAAGACCAGCTCGACCGCAGCGCCCTCGAGATCGGGATTGTCTCCACGCCAATCAACGCCGCCAAGTACAACTACCGCCAGTTGCCGGTGAGCGACCGCTGGGGAATCGCGGTCAACGCCGACAGCAGCTTTCGGGGACGTGAGATGGTTGACATCAGCGAATTGAAGGGCCGGCCGCTGATCATCCCCCATCGGTCCCTAGTCCACGACGAGATCAGCGACTGGCTGACCGCGGATGGCAATGAGATCCAGGTCGTGGGTGAGTACAACCTGTTGACTAACGCCGCCTACCTGGCCGCGGCCGGGATTGGTGATTTGGTCTGCATTAAGAATGCTCCCCTACCGGCCAAGGCCCACCTGACCTTCATCCCCCTGACCCCGGAACGCCACCTCGACCACTATATGATCTGGCGCAAGGGCGTCTCCCTCAGCGAACCGGCACAACGGCTGGTCAATCACCTGCGCTCACAATTATCTGAACAATGA
- a CDS encoding aldo/keto reductase: MTATIQLNNGIEIPREGLGVYQLTDLTECKRVVLDALENGYRLIDTAQIYHNEAAVGAAIRESAVPREQIFVTTKVWLPFYGDQMTIDAVKRSLKRMSLDYLDLVLLHEPYGDYYGAYRALERLEREGLVRAIGVSNFDASQLLDLSHHAEIPPAVNQVEFNVYQQQVPLRRFQRANQIALEAWAPLGEAQEPILREPLVHQLAAKYHKTPGQILLRFLTQQGAIVIPKAAQHQHLMDNIRIWDFTMTPGELGMLAKLDKGRWLSPYRRALTTTQHYMDLIDQTKNQQRRL, from the coding sequence GTGACAGCTACTATTCAGCTGAACAATGGAATTGAAATTCCGCGAGAAGGGCTGGGCGTCTACCAGCTGACGGACCTGACTGAATGCAAGCGCGTTGTGCTGGACGCCTTGGAGAATGGTTATCGGCTAATTGATACGGCCCAGATATACCACAACGAGGCGGCGGTCGGGGCGGCGATTCGCGAGAGTGCCGTTCCCCGCGAGCAAATTTTCGTGACGACCAAGGTTTGGCTGCCATTCTATGGGGACCAAATGACGATTGATGCGGTAAAACGCTCGCTAAAACGCATGAGCCTCGACTACCTCGACCTGGTGCTGCTGCACGAACCCTATGGTGACTATTACGGTGCCTACCGCGCACTGGAAAGACTGGAGCGGGAGGGACTGGTCCGGGCGATTGGCGTGTCCAATTTCGATGCGAGCCAGCTCCTCGACCTCAGCCACCACGCTGAAATTCCGCCGGCAGTCAACCAGGTCGAGTTCAACGTCTACCAGCAGCAGGTGCCCCTGCGGCGTTTTCAGCGGGCCAATCAGATTGCACTGGAGGCCTGGGCCCCCTTGGGTGAAGCGCAGGAGCCCATTCTCCGGGAACCGCTTGTCCACCAGCTGGCCGCCAAGTATCACAAGACCCCCGGCCAGATCCTCCTGCGCTTTCTCACCCAGCAGGGGGCAATCGTGATTCCCAAGGCCGCCCAGCACCAGCACTTGATGGACAACATCCGCATTTGGGACTTTACCATGACGCCGGGCGAACTCGGCATGCTGGCAAAGCTTGATAAAGGACGCTGGCTGTCACCGTACCGCCGTGCACTGACGACCACCCAGCACTACATGGATTTAATTGACCAAACGAAGAATCAGCAAAGGAGACTTTAA
- a CDS encoding aldo/keto reductase, which yields MKTIELANGVKMPMTGFGVYRIKPGEDTKQAVLGALKNGYRAIDTAAAYMNEGDVAAAIKESGVPREQIFVTSKLWLQDYGEEAAQKEINRVLAATGLDYFDLYLLHQPLADYYGAWRGLEQAYQEGKLRAIGVANFTPGVVLDLMMNNEIAPMVDQIELHPYYQQAENVKWLQDHQIVVESWGPFVNGQGGIFTNPVLTKIAAAHDKTVAQIILAWLLQRNIVIIPKSVHESRMQQNLAVEDIQLTADEMKAIAGLDQGHSAFDWNIMDNFNNPAMIKVLNDARVHD from the coding sequence ATGAAGACGATTGAATTAGCAAATGGAGTCAAGATGCCGATGACTGGCTTCGGCGTTTACCGGATCAAGCCGGGTGAAGACACCAAGCAGGCCGTCCTCGGCGCACTGAAGAACGGTTACCGCGCAATCGATACCGCGGCCGCCTACATGAACGAGGGCGACGTGGCCGCCGCCATCAAGGAGAGCGGTGTGCCGCGCGAGCAGATCTTCGTTACCTCGAAGCTCTGGCTGCAGGACTATGGTGAAGAGGCCGCTCAAAAGGAAATCAACCGGGTCCTGGCAGCAACCGGCCTGGACTACTTCGATCTCTACCTGCTTCACCAGCCGTTGGCGGATTACTACGGTGCCTGGCGGGGCCTTGAGCAGGCCTATCAGGAAGGAAAGCTGCGGGCCATTGGGGTGGCCAACTTCACGCCCGGCGTGGTTCTTGACCTGATGATGAACAACGAAATTGCGCCAATGGTCGACCAGATCGAGCTTCATCCTTACTACCAGCAAGCCGAAAACGTCAAGTGGCTCCAGGATCATCAGATCGTGGTTGAATCCTGGGGACCCTTCGTCAATGGTCAGGGCGGCATCTTTACCAATCCGGTCCTGACTAAGATCGCGGCGGCCCACGACAAGACCGTTGCCCAGATCATCCTGGCATGGCTGCTCCAGCGCAACATCGTGATCATCCCAAAGTCGGTTCACGAATCCCGGATGCAACAGAACCTGGCCGTTGAAGACATTCAACTAACGGCTGACGAAATGAAGGCGATTGCCGGTCTCGACCAGGGCCACTCCGCCTTTGATTGGAACATCATGGATAATTTCAACAACCCGGCGATGATCAAAGTGTTGAACGACGCGCGGGTGCATGATTAA
- a CDS encoding NAD(P)H-dependent oxidoreductase, with the protein MKTVVLLFHPNYGQSRANKTLANALDSDITVRNMYALYPDGKIDVEAEKKVLEDADRVVLQFPIMWYSSPALLKQWEDDVFEYGWAYGEGGTALHGKELLLAVTPGAHNYGRNGFVKYTVTELLRPFQATSRLIGMTYLKPFITIGASSISDEDLNSQAKKYNQYLHEDQLPVLSDFE; encoded by the coding sequence ATGAAGACAGTTGTATTATTATTCCATCCAAACTATGGTCAGTCACGGGCCAACAAGACCCTGGCCAATGCCCTGGACAGCGACATCACGGTTCGGAACATGTATGCCCTCTATCCGGACGGCAAGATCGATGTCGAGGCCGAAAAGAAGGTGCTGGAAGACGCCGATCGGGTTGTCCTCCAGTTCCCGATCATGTGGTACAGCTCACCGGCCCTGCTCAAGCAATGGGAAGATGACGTCTTCGAATACGGCTGGGCCTATGGCGAGGGTGGTACTGCCCTGCACGGCAAGGAACTGCTGCTGGCGGTCACGCCGGGGGCCCACAACTACGGCCGTAACGGCTTCGTCAAGTACACGGTCACCGAGTTGCTGCGGCCGTTCCAGGCCACCAGCCGCCTGATCGGGATGACCTACCTGAAGCCATTTATCACGATCGGAGCCTCATCGATCTCCGATGAAGACTTGAATAGTCAAGCTAAAAAGTACAACCAATACCTGCATGAGGACCAGCTGCCGGTACTGAGCGACTTTGAATAG
- a CDS encoding sugar O-acetyltransferase, translating into MTMTEHEKELAGQEYDYRDPELQNMIKTGQRLVAQLNQERDPKERQATIHQLFGKVGKGVTVNGHFEALYGAHISVGDDVFINGNCFFQDSNLITLGDRVIIAPDTKFYCGQHDLDATKRFGTRDDGSHYLITTTAPITVGSDVWIGGNVTVIGGVHIGNNVIVGAGAVVTKDVPDNTVVGGVPARKIKDLPPLN; encoded by the coding sequence ATGACAATGACGGAACATGAAAAGGAACTTGCCGGGCAGGAGTACGACTACCGTGACCCGGAGCTCCAAAATATGATTAAGACGGGGCAGCGCCTGGTAGCTCAGCTAAACCAGGAGCGTGACCCCAAGGAGCGGCAGGCGACGATTCACCAGCTGTTCGGCAAAGTCGGCAAGGGCGTGACCGTCAACGGCCACTTTGAGGCCCTTTACGGTGCTCACATCTCCGTGGGGGACGACGTTTTCATTAACGGCAACTGCTTCTTCCAGGATTCCAACCTGATTACCCTGGGCGACCGGGTGATCATTGCGCCCGACACCAAGTTCTACTGCGGCCAGCACGACCTGGACGCCACAAAACGTTTCGGCACCAGGGACGACGGCAGTCACTACCTGATCACCACCACGGCCCCGATCACGGTCGGCAGTGATGTCTGGATTGGCGGCAACGTCACGGTGATCGGCGGCGTCCATATTGGTAACAACGTGATCGTTGGCGCCGGGGCGGTCGTCACCAAGGACGTGCCCGACAACACGGTCGTTGGTGGGGTTCCGGCCCGCAAGATCAAGGACTTGCCACCGCTGAACTAA
- a CDS encoding aldo/keto reductase translates to MEYSQIPGTDIKISKLAVGGMSFGKPAFKTYRWILDEDATDAMVQHALNLGINFFDTANVYGAGTSEEFIGRSLKKHQVSRSAVAIASKVYFNPGRLSREAINREIDGTLRRLGTDYLDLYIIHRFDYDTPIEETMEALNDLVVAGKVRALGASAMYGYQFQNMQHVAEKNGWHQFMAMENHYNLLYREDERELIPICKQDGVMLMPYSPLAGGHLTRPSWNSDSARSKTDTSARAKYDAAEEQDMPIIKRVDELAQQHGVKMSQIALAWQWAKGVTAPIVGATKRQYLDDAAAAMDIKLTPDEVAYLDEPYTAHEIVGALDQNPTDMLPKSVEN, encoded by the coding sequence ATGGAATACAGTCAGATTCCGGGAACGGATATTAAGATTTCGAAACTTGCGGTCGGCGGGATGAGCTTTGGCAAGCCCGCCTTCAAGACCTACCGGTGGATCCTGGACGAGGATGCGACCGATGCGATGGTCCAGCACGCGCTCAATTTAGGAATTAACTTCTTCGATACCGCGAACGTGTACGGGGCCGGGACTAGTGAGGAGTTCATTGGTCGGTCACTTAAAAAACACCAGGTTTCCCGGAGTGCGGTGGCGATTGCCAGCAAGGTCTACTTCAACCCCGGCCGCCTGTCCAGAGAAGCCATCAACCGTGAAATCGACGGAACCCTGCGACGACTCGGCACCGACTACCTGGACCTCTACATCATCCACCGCTTCGACTACGACACGCCGATTGAGGAAACGATGGAAGCCTTAAACGATCTGGTTGTCGCTGGCAAGGTCCGCGCTCTCGGGGCCTCGGCGATGTATGGCTACCAGTTCCAAAACATGCAGCACGTTGCCGAGAAGAACGGTTGGCACCAGTTCATGGCGATGGAAAATCATTACAACCTACTGTACCGCGAGGACGAGCGGGAACTGATCCCGATTTGCAAGCAGGATGGGGTCATGCTGATGCCGTACAGTCCGCTGGCGGGTGGGCACCTGACCCGGCCAAGCTGGAACAGCGACTCGGCTCGCAGCAAGACCGATACCTCGGCGCGGGCTAAGTATGATGCGGCGGAGGAACAGGACATGCCGATCATCAAGCGGGTTGACGAATTAGCCCAGCAGCACGGCGTCAAGATGTCGCAGATCGCGCTAGCCTGGCAATGGGCGAAGGGCGTGACGGCCCCGATCGTTGGCGCCACCAAGCGGCAGTACCTGGACGACGCCGCGGCCGCCATGGACATCAAGCTGACTCCGGATGAGGTCGCCTACCTGGATGAGCCCTACACCGCCCACGAGATCGTCGGGGCGCTGGACCAGAACCCGACGGACATGTTGCCGAAGAGCGTGGAGAATTGA
- a CDS encoding YhgE/Pip domain-containing protein has protein sequence MIKAEWKYITSHKLTLAILLVIMLIPMLYTTIFLSFLWNPYKKVDNLPIAIVNKDVTVSVQGQKLAAGDQLVHQLKKTDSMDYHFVSSEKSAQQKLKNGQYYMVVTIPRSFSKHAATAFTDQPQKMKLHYETNLGSSYVAGKMMTSAAKQLASTVSASMTKQYLTIMAKQLQVMQSSPLASQQAGGLSLTDKTIDQIAQPIKLVHSDKSHTPNNGTGMAPYMMSVALFVGCLALNLMYDIITPRRYPRTGIGWWAAKISVVGTFAILQAVVAYVAMIKWLGLDPVHPWATLAVVMVTSLAFSNFVTMLNVAFGKVGSFLSLVVLILQLGGSGGTYPLELSNHFFQAIHPYLPASYSVHGLKESLMIGGTATTDIYVLLGIFACSAVLLMVLYKFRLRSLPAIDYEKISQ, from the coding sequence ATGATCAAAGCCGAATGGAAATACATCACTAGCCATAAATTGACGCTCGCCATCCTACTAGTGATTATGCTCATTCCAATGCTTTACACTACTATTTTTCTCAGTTTTTTATGGAACCCATATAAAAAAGTCGATAATTTACCAATTGCCATTGTTAACAAGGACGTCACAGTTAGTGTTCAGGGACAAAAGCTCGCTGCTGGTGACCAGCTTGTGCACCAGCTCAAAAAGACGGATTCAATGGATTACCATTTCGTTTCGTCCGAAAAGAGCGCCCAGCAAAAGCTCAAAAACGGTCAGTACTACATGGTCGTCACAATTCCGCGGAGCTTTTCTAAACATGCCGCCACGGCCTTCACTGATCAACCACAAAAGATGAAGCTTCATTATGAAACCAACCTTGGCAGCAGTTATGTTGCCGGCAAGATGATGACGTCGGCGGCCAAGCAGCTGGCAAGCACCGTTTCAGCAAGCATGACTAAGCAGTATCTCACCATCATGGCCAAACAGCTCCAGGTGATGCAAAGCTCTCCGCTAGCCAGTCAGCAAGCCGGTGGCCTAAGCCTGACTGACAAAACAATCGATCAAATTGCCCAGCCAATCAAACTGGTGCACTCGGATAAAAGCCACACGCCGAACAACGGGACCGGGATGGCACCATACATGATGTCCGTGGCCCTTTTCGTCGGCTGCCTGGCGCTTAACCTGATGTATGACATCATCACGCCCCGCAGATACCCGCGGACCGGAATCGGCTGGTGGGCAGCCAAGATCTCGGTCGTCGGCACTTTTGCAATTTTGCAGGCGGTCGTTGCTTACGTGGCAATGATAAAATGGCTGGGTCTCGATCCAGTTCACCCATGGGCAACCCTGGCGGTCGTAATGGTGACCTCCCTAGCCTTCTCCAATTTTGTCACCATGTTGAACGTTGCTTTTGGCAAGGTCGGCAGCTTCCTGTCACTGGTCGTTTTAATTCTCCAGCTAGGTGGCTCTGGCGGAACCTATCCCCTGGAGCTCTCCAATCATTTCTTCCAGGCCATTCATCCTTACCTGCCGGCTAGCTACTCCGTCCATGGTTTGAAAGAGAGTCTGATGATTGGTGGCACGGCAACCACTGACATTTACGTTCTGCTGGGTATTTTTGCCTGCTCCGCCGTTCTCCTAATGGTCCTGTACAAGTTTAGACTGCGCAGCCTTCCCGCAATTGATTATGAAAAAATAAGTCAGTAA
- a CDS encoding TetR/AcrR family transcriptional regulator: MTSDLRFRRTEYQIQKTFVKLVNQKGFRHTTVGDIAKMAHINRATFYAHYLDKYDLLDSLEETTINVIRKILKETTFANDEQESWQAVLQKNQYLVFKQLANYLYSNRPLILALFQDVNFRNEVQKVLIAETNARRKRIGLSFNDELPREYAEELIITSFLGIIIQWLKKKRPESPNDFAGTLLKCAQLLPLQLLMRKD; this comes from the coding sequence ATGACAAGCGATTTGCGCTTTCGCCGCACGGAGTATCAAATTCAAAAGACCTTTGTTAAGTTGGTTAATCAAAAGGGCTTCCGTCACACAACGGTTGGCGATATTGCAAAAATGGCCCATATTAATCGGGCAACTTTTTATGCTCATTACTTGGATAAGTACGATCTACTGGATTCCTTGGAAGAAACAACAATTAATGTGATTCGCAAAATCCTTAAGGAGACCACCTTCGCTAATGATGAGCAGGAAAGTTGGCAGGCAGTCTTGCAAAAAAATCAGTATTTAGTTTTTAAGCAGCTAGCTAACTACCTGTACTCAAATCGACCATTGATTCTCGCGTTGTTTCAAGATGTAAATTTTAGAAATGAGGTTCAAAAGGTTTTAATTGCCGAAACTAATGCCCGTCGCAAGCGGATCGGGCTCAGCTTCAATGATGAATTGCCGAGGGAGTATGCCGAAGAGCTAATTATCACTAGCTTTCTGGGGATTATTATTCAATGGCTCAAGAAAAAACGCCCAGAATCCCCAAACGATTTTGCTGGCACCCTGTTGAAGTGTGCACAATTGTTGCCACTGCAACTATTGATGAGGAAGGATTAG
- a CDS encoding TetR/AcrR family transcriptional regulator, protein MATNQNDLRWRRTDEQIRRAFVTLLKKKSFEKITVGEVVATAQISRKAFYLHYEDKYNFLLIQENKILEKLQAALAEEHHHFGQVLADSTGLRRQSYLTINQVLEILNSERPILKALLSANGDPQFMIKLRQLLDQEIRTRIKLYHARLTTKIPQRYAMEILGGGLADLITAWLQNPHPESTANFSQILTDSRMLAPLDLLVYND, encoded by the coding sequence ATGGCAACTAATCAAAATGATTTGCGCTGGCGGCGGACCGACGAACAGATTCGGCGGGCCTTCGTCACCCTGCTAAAAAAGAAATCGTTTGAAAAGATCACGGTCGGTGAAGTGGTCGCCACCGCCCAAATCAGCAGGAAGGCCTTCTACCTGCACTACGAAGACAAATATAATTTTTTGCTGATCCAAGAAAATAAGATCCTGGAAAAACTGCAAGCTGCATTGGCTGAGGAGCATCACCACTTTGGGCAGGTGCTCGCCGATTCGACGGGCCTGCGCCGACAAAGTTACTTGACGATTAACCAGGTCCTGGAAATCTTAAATAGTGAGCGGCCGATTCTCAAAGCGCTGCTGTCGGCTAACGGTGACCCACAATTTATGATCAAATTGCGGCAGCTGCTCGATCAGGAAATCCGCACCCGCATCAAACTGTACCACGCCCGGTTAACCACCAAGATCCCGCAACGCTACGCCATGGAAATTCTCGGCGGCGGCTTGGCGGATTTGATCACCGCCTGGCTGCAAAATCCCCATCCGGAAAGCACGGCGAACTTTTCGCAAATCCTGACCGACAGTCGGATGCTCGCCCCGCTGGACCTGCTGGTTTACAATGACTAA
- a CDS encoding N-acyl homoserine lactonase family protein, translating into MTQPIKIHVLHTGTVIVDEALPFHRPTDRPLAWTGLFRSKKHRVEVPVSVYLIEHPQGLILIDTGWNTVNRDHQLRNLSFQWPVNKANLPAGQAVNEQLAAMGIKTSDLDYVLMSHLHCDHADGLSLVRDAKHILVSEEEWQAANHDHMRYLPHEWKGVPVKAFHLAPSLDGAYHRSFDLFGDGSVKMIWEPGHSAGLCATRVQSYDTDKYVMLAADAGYAAKSWEENLTPGVVIDRAEAQKSLNYIAKVAQDPKCVECLANHDAAVRPHVITL; encoded by the coding sequence ATGACACAGCCAATCAAGATTCATGTATTGCACACGGGAACGGTGATCGTCGATGAAGCCCTGCCGTTCCACCGTCCTACTGATCGTCCCCTGGCCTGGACCGGGCTGTTTCGTTCCAAAAAGCACCGGGTGGAGGTCCCGGTGTCCGTTTACCTGATCGAACATCCCCAAGGACTGATCCTGATCGATACGGGCTGGAACACGGTCAACCGTGACCACCAGCTGCGCAACCTCAGCTTCCAGTGGCCGGTGAACAAGGCTAACTTACCGGCGGGGCAGGCGGTCAACGAGCAGCTGGCAGCAATGGGGATTAAGACCAGCGACCTCGATTACGTTCTGATGAGCCACCTGCACTGCGACCACGCCGACGGGCTCAGTCTCGTCCGTGATGCCAAACACATCCTGGTGAGTGAGGAGGAGTGGCAGGCCGCTAACCACGACCACATGCGATACCTGCCCCACGAGTGGAAGGGGGTCCCAGTCAAGGCCTTCCACCTCGCGCCGAGCCTGGATGGGGCTTACCACCGTTCCTTCGACCTCTTCGGCGACGGCAGCGTCAAGATGATCTGGGAACCGGGCCACAGCGCCGGCCTGTGCGCGACCCGGGTCCAGAGCTATGACACGGATAAGTACGTGATGCTGGCGGCCGATGCCGGGTACGCCGCCAAGTCCTGGGAAGAAAACCTGACGCCAGGCGTGGTGATCGACCGAGCGGAAGCACAAAAGTCACTGAATTACATCGCCAAGGTGGCCCAGGATCCCAAGTGCGTGGAGTGCCTAGCCAACCACGATGCGGCGGTCCGTCCCCACGTGATCACGCTTTAA
- a CDS encoding TetR/AcrR family transcriptional regulator yields the protein MKYTKKTDYTNQQLQDALLKLMATKPFEKITINNIADTAHVNRSTFYRYYDDKYQLLERIEDDLIEQIDSIRDQVNPLQADHSAELLQTEVNFFNQHFNELQTLLGNNGDRHFETKLTQGFNERFATLTHHQDNAQAMMIRQVIVATSMTVLKFWLFNADQIDGEEVIHSISDILQNGAFSYLRKVTGQGDHA from the coding sequence ATGAAGTACACCAAAAAGACCGACTACACCAACCAGCAGCTGCAAGACGCGCTCCTCAAGTTGATGGCAACTAAGCCATTTGAAAAGATCACGATCAATAACATTGCAGACACGGCCCATGTCAATCGGTCGACTTTCTATCGCTATTATGATGATAAGTACCAGTTGCTTGAGCGGATCGAGGACGATTTGATCGAACAGATCGACTCGATTCGCGATCAGGTGAACCCATTGCAGGCCGATCACTCAGCGGAGCTTTTGCAGACGGAGGTTAACTTCTTTAATCAGCATTTTAACGAGCTCCAAACCCTGCTCGGCAATAACGGTGACCGCCATTTTGAAACCAAACTCACCCAGGGTTTCAACGAACGTTTTGCAACCCTTACTCACCACCAGGACAATGCTCAGGCAATGATGATTCGCCAGGTCATCGTGGCCACCTCAATGACCGTTCTGAAGTTCTGGCTCTTCAATGCCGATCAAATTGACGGTGAAGAGGTCATCCACTCTATCTCCGACATTTTACAAAACGGCGCCTTCTCCTACCTACGCAAGGTGACGGGGCAAGGCGATCATGCTTAA